The proteins below come from a single Candidatus Didemnitutus sp. genomic window:
- a CDS encoding recombinase family protein, whose product MTQISSRPSSQATTVSVAIYTRVSTTEQVGGRFDSCEAQAAVCRDYLAKKAAEGWHEVACYRDAAYSGATMNRPGMRALQQQIAQGDVQVVLIYKLERVLRSTDEWGPFRNFLSKHGCRLVSTTEDLTDDTPSGRLKNNLLVSVAEYERLNAAEKIRNKLREQAKRGYWNGGQVPLGYRYNPETKGLSVDPTEAKIVRRIFQEMAKLRPPTQIANELNAEGVRTRVRMFRRRDGTLERVGEKEFRCDVIQRIVQRVVYAGKVASGGVEYAGQHEAIVDEELWERANAALGMKPIMRRPRRRNAPRREKHFHLLKGLLVCGACGHAMTPAPSGKLDKTGKPYRFYVCGKARREWGGGGCPVRTVSAETLEQAVIGFIGECSQRPDVVSRLIGSQTEHASGRRSKLRGEIAAIDERMAEVDRRIQHCMEVVSNQGVAALNEELREHAEAMRGEKRNLLLSREIARKELALHDPLMADAERVSAALSRFRDLMKQLQPEEQRELAGLFFDRITLQPSKRPDERSRGRRFLDVHLRLKLTNLVDGMEARVVAQNQENVPQQIEVAITIGFSCSRARRPIELTGPCSQTIGPKEDFEAGPPGAHPIHRALAWRKMMDRDPNLTQRVLAERSGVSVGTICQHLLLLTLAPAIQMRLRSLTLAADVARYSLRKLEWLSRLPIADQTTQFQRW is encoded by the coding sequence ATGACGCAAATCTCCTCCCGCCCATCCTCTCAGGCTACCACGGTGTCCGTCGCGATCTATACGCGCGTTTCTACGACCGAACAGGTGGGAGGTCGTTTCGACTCCTGCGAAGCTCAGGCCGCCGTGTGTCGCGACTACCTCGCAAAGAAAGCCGCGGAGGGATGGCACGAAGTGGCGTGCTATCGCGACGCGGCATACTCGGGAGCCACCATGAACCGGCCCGGCATGCGAGCCCTGCAGCAGCAAATCGCGCAGGGCGATGTGCAGGTGGTGCTGATCTACAAACTGGAGCGCGTGCTTCGCTCCACCGACGAATGGGGACCGTTTCGCAACTTCCTGAGCAAACATGGCTGTCGCTTGGTGAGCACGACAGAAGATCTGACGGACGACACCCCCTCGGGGCGGCTGAAGAACAATTTGCTCGTGAGCGTGGCGGAATACGAGCGGCTGAATGCAGCGGAAAAAATCCGGAACAAGCTCCGCGAACAAGCGAAGCGCGGATACTGGAATGGCGGGCAGGTGCCGCTGGGCTATCGCTACAATCCGGAGACGAAAGGACTGTCGGTCGATCCCACTGAAGCGAAAATCGTCCGGCGAATCTTCCAGGAGATGGCAAAGCTGAGGCCGCCCACCCAGATCGCCAACGAACTCAACGCCGAAGGTGTGCGCACCCGGGTGCGGATGTTCCGGCGAAGGGACGGCACGCTTGAGCGGGTCGGAGAAAAGGAATTTCGGTGCGATGTAATCCAACGCATCGTCCAGCGCGTCGTGTATGCTGGCAAGGTGGCGAGCGGCGGCGTGGAATACGCCGGGCAACACGAAGCGATCGTTGACGAGGAACTGTGGGAACGCGCCAATGCCGCCTTGGGCATGAAGCCAATCATGCGTCGGCCGCGCCGGCGAAACGCACCACGGCGGGAGAAGCACTTTCACCTGTTGAAGGGTTTGCTGGTTTGCGGCGCCTGCGGACACGCCATGACGCCTGCCCCCAGTGGTAAGCTGGACAAAACTGGCAAGCCCTACCGGTTCTACGTTTGCGGCAAGGCGCGGCGCGAATGGGGCGGCGGCGGCTGTCCCGTGCGCACAGTTTCCGCGGAGACGCTTGAACAGGCGGTCATCGGCTTCATCGGCGAGTGCAGCCAACGACCGGACGTCGTCAGTCGGCTGATCGGCTCGCAGACGGAACACGCCAGCGGTCGCCGGTCGAAACTACGCGGGGAAATAGCCGCGATCGACGAACGGATGGCCGAGGTCGATCGACGCATCCAACACTGCATGGAAGTGGTCAGCAACCAGGGCGTCGCGGCATTGAACGAAGAATTGCGGGAGCACGCCGAAGCGATGAGGGGAGAGAAACGAAACCTGCTCTTGTCCCGGGAAATCGCGCGCAAGGAACTGGCTTTGCACGACCCACTGATGGCCGACGCCGAGCGCGTGTCGGCGGCACTGAGTCGTTTCAGGGACCTGATGAAACAGCTGCAGCCCGAGGAGCAAAGGGAACTGGCCGGACTTTTCTTCGACCGTATCACCCTGCAGCCCTCCAAGAGGCCCGATGAGCGCAGCCGGGGGCGGCGCTTCCTCGACGTTCACCTTCGGTTGAAGCTGACAAATCTTGTGGACGGGATGGAGGCGCGCGTCGTCGCTCAGAATCAAGAGAACGTACCCCAGCAAATCGAGGTCGCGATCACCATCGGCTTCTCGTGTTCGCGGGCACGCCGGCCGATCGAACTTACTGGGCCCTGCTCGCAGACGATCGGGCCAAAGGAGGACTTCGAAGCCGGTCCGCCCGGTGCGCACCCCATCCACCGTGCGCTCGCCTGGCGAAAGATGATGGACCGCGACCCCAACCTCACCCAACGGGTGCTGGCCGAGCGCTCGGGTGTCTCGGTCGGCACCATTTGCCAGCACCTCCTGTTACTCACGCTGGCGCCCGCCATTCAAATGAGGTTGCGTTCGCTGACCCTCGCCGCGGACGTCGCCCGCTACAGTCTGCGCAAACTTGAATGGCTGAGCCGACTGCCGATCGCCGACCAGACGACGCAATTTCAGCGGTGGTGA
- the mfd gene encoding transcription-repair coupling factor, whose amino-acid sequence MSEAATAPRTKITGVCPPARAFALTRLVSEAPAPTWLVVVEEARELEAFAEDLTLFHRASGNRAALDVLVFPESQADSRDMREAFHAASDRLAVLSKLRGRRHATSAPDTVLVLATPGSLVQAVPPPEDFSEREITLRKGEERPFQSLLELLKQFDYDSEAVCEAPGQYAVRGGIVDVYPITAHQPYRLDFFGDTLEDIRTLDPVSQRSGESVANITLTATPQIHAAHARASLLDYVGAAAHAILVEPKALEEAFDLLDNSPAEARVLGRLAARAARLFGVGDLDLASALFDGVGDEQTWDTESLAHHRSFPEDHQLAHERLEAEDVARRRFLEQILAWKQEGYAVDFFVSKEGEEQRTRELLNEDAELKKLKPRFLRGAVNEGFRVTARNAAAKGYIAVTETEIFGRKRQRRTAGKRALVTPSAVDQLLDFTDLVEGDFVVHLQHGVAVYRGLTKLETADGIREVISLEFDDKVTLHVPLQESHLISRYVGLAKVKPQLGRVGSGRWEKVRAAAERATLDLAAELLQIQARREAQPGHAFAADATWQKEFEAAFPFTETPDQAKAIVETKADMEKTRPMDRLVCGDVGFGKTEVAIRAAFKAVMGGKQVAVLVPTTVLAQQHLNTFRERMAGYPVAVEMVSRFRSRKEQNQILAALTLGKIDILIGTHRLVQSDVQFKDLGLVIIDEEQRFGVKHKEVFKRWRAHVDMLSMSATPIPRTLYLALTGARDLSTIETAPVNRLPIQTIVKSYDEKVVVEAIQHETRRGGQVFYLHNRVMSIDLVAARLRELLPKLRIGVGHGKMDEDDLEHVMTDFVAGNYDVLVCTTIIESGLDIPNCNTIIIEGADRFGLSQLYQLRGRVGRFKHQAYAYLLLHRHARVMDLARQRLSAIRQHNQLGAGFRIAMRDLELRGAGNLLGAEQSGHIVGVGFELYCQLLKQSVARLKGEKHAAAVRASVKLDFVFVGEGADSTTTKRHEATDSFSALKQAEREAGEFAKIQARLPASYIGETRLRIDFYRRLAMAEKVDAVRALEAELRDRFGKFGNEVRALLLVTEIRVRAEQKGLLSVETDSGRLKCLRHSGRRDDFIQLHNRFPRLTAPTPLARLKELIVFLTNLPNP is encoded by the coding sequence ATGTCCGAAGCCGCCACCGCTCCGCGCACGAAGATCACCGGCGTCTGTCCGCCGGCGCGTGCGTTCGCGCTCACGCGGCTCGTGTCCGAGGCTCCGGCCCCGACGTGGCTCGTGGTCGTCGAGGAAGCGCGCGAACTCGAGGCCTTCGCCGAAGACCTGACGCTGTTTCACCGCGCCTCCGGCAACCGCGCCGCGCTCGACGTGCTCGTGTTTCCCGAATCGCAGGCGGACAGCCGCGACATGCGCGAGGCCTTCCACGCCGCCAGCGATCGCCTCGCCGTGCTCAGCAAGCTGCGCGGACGCCGGCACGCGACGTCCGCGCCGGACACGGTGCTCGTGCTCGCCACGCCCGGCTCGCTGGTGCAGGCGGTGCCGCCGCCGGAGGATTTTTCGGAACGCGAAATCACGCTGCGCAAAGGCGAGGAGCGACCGTTCCAGAGTCTGCTCGAGCTGCTGAAACAATTCGACTACGACAGCGAAGCGGTCTGCGAGGCGCCCGGCCAATACGCTGTGCGCGGCGGCATCGTGGACGTCTACCCGATCACCGCGCATCAGCCTTACCGGCTCGATTTCTTCGGCGACACGCTCGAGGACATCCGCACCCTTGATCCGGTCTCGCAGCGGTCCGGCGAGAGCGTGGCGAACATCACGCTCACGGCTACGCCGCAAATCCACGCCGCGCACGCGCGGGCGTCGCTCCTCGACTATGTTGGCGCCGCCGCACACGCGATCCTCGTGGAGCCGAAGGCACTGGAGGAAGCGTTCGACCTCCTCGACAATTCCCCGGCCGAGGCGCGTGTCCTCGGACGGCTTGCAGCGCGCGCGGCGCGGCTGTTCGGCGTGGGCGATCTCGACCTCGCCAGCGCCTTGTTCGACGGCGTGGGCGACGAGCAGACCTGGGACACCGAATCGCTCGCGCATCACCGCTCGTTTCCCGAGGACCACCAGCTCGCGCACGAACGCCTCGAAGCGGAGGACGTGGCGCGCCGGCGATTTCTCGAGCAGATCCTCGCTTGGAAACAGGAAGGCTACGCGGTCGATTTCTTCGTCTCGAAGGAAGGCGAGGAACAACGCACGCGCGAGCTGCTCAACGAGGACGCCGAGCTGAAGAAACTGAAACCGCGCTTCTTGCGCGGCGCGGTGAACGAAGGCTTCCGGGTCACGGCCCGCAACGCCGCGGCGAAAGGCTACATCGCCGTCACAGAGACCGAAATTTTCGGCCGCAAGCGCCAGCGCCGCACCGCCGGCAAACGCGCGCTCGTCACGCCCTCGGCCGTCGATCAGCTGCTCGATTTTACCGACCTCGTCGAAGGCGACTTCGTCGTCCATCTCCAGCACGGCGTCGCCGTCTACCGCGGGCTGACGAAGCTCGAGACGGCCGACGGCATTCGCGAGGTCATCTCGCTCGAGTTCGACGACAAGGTGACGCTCCACGTGCCGCTGCAGGAGTCGCACCTGATCAGCCGCTACGTCGGCCTGGCGAAGGTGAAGCCGCAGCTCGGCCGCGTCGGCTCGGGTCGTTGGGAAAAAGTCCGCGCCGCCGCCGAGCGCGCCACGCTCGATCTCGCGGCCGAGTTGCTGCAAATCCAGGCACGGCGCGAGGCGCAGCCCGGACACGCCTTCGCCGCCGACGCGACCTGGCAAAAGGAATTCGAAGCCGCGTTCCCGTTCACCGAAACACCCGATCAGGCCAAGGCCATCGTCGAGACGAAGGCCGACATGGAGAAGACGCGCCCGATGGACCGCCTCGTGTGCGGCGACGTGGGCTTCGGCAAAACCGAAGTGGCGATCCGCGCGGCATTCAAGGCCGTGATGGGCGGCAAGCAGGTCGCCGTGCTCGTGCCGACGACCGTGCTGGCGCAGCAACACCTGAACACGTTCCGCGAGCGCATGGCCGGTTATCCGGTGGCCGTGGAGATGGTGTCGCGCTTCCGCTCGCGGAAGGAGCAAAACCAGATCCTCGCCGCGCTCACGCTCGGCAAGATCGACATCCTGATCGGCACCCATCGCCTCGTGCAGAGCGACGTGCAATTCAAGGACCTCGGCCTCGTCATCATCGACGAGGAGCAGCGCTTCGGCGTGAAGCACAAGGAAGTCTTCAAACGCTGGCGCGCGCACGTCGACATGCTCTCGATGAGCGCCACGCCGATCCCGCGCACGCTTTACCTCGCGCTCACCGGCGCGCGCGACCTCAGCACGATCGAGACGGCGCCGGTCAACCGCCTGCCGATTCAGACGATCGTGAAGAGCTACGACGAGAAAGTCGTCGTCGAAGCCATCCAGCACGAGACGCGGCGCGGCGGGCAGGTTTTCTACCTGCACAATCGCGTGATGAGCATCGACCTCGTCGCCGCGCGCCTGCGCGAGCTGTTGCCGAAGCTCCGCATCGGCGTTGGCCACGGCAAGATGGACGAAGACGATCTCGAGCACGTGATGACCGACTTCGTCGCGGGCAACTACGACGTGCTCGTCTGCACCACGATCATCGAAAGCGGCCTCGATATCCCGAACTGCAACACGATCATCATCGAGGGCGCGGACCGCTTCGGCCTGTCGCAACTTTACCAGCTCCGCGGCCGCGTCGGGCGCTTCAAGCATCAGGCCTACGCCTACCTGCTGCTCCACCGCCACGCTCGCGTGATGGATCTGGCGCGCCAGCGTCTCAGCGCCATCCGCCAACACAACCAGCTCGGCGCCGGCTTCCGCATCGCGATGCGCGACCTCGAACTGCGCGGCGCGGGCAACCTGCTCGGCGCGGAGCAAAGCGGCCACATCGTTGGCGTCGGCTTCGAGCTGTATTGCCAGCTGCTCAAGCAGAGCGTCGCGCGCCTGAAGGGCGAAAAACACGCCGCCGCCGTGCGCGCCAGCGTGAAGCTCGATTTCGTCTTCGTCGGCGAGGGCGCCGACAGCACGACGACCAAGCGCCACGAGGCCACGGACAGTTTCTCGGCCCTCAAGCAAGCCGAGCGCGAAGCCGGCGAGTTTGCCAAGATCCAGGCGCGCCTGCCGGCCAGCTACATCGGCGAGACGCGCCTGCGAATCGATTTCTATCGGCGGCTAGCCATGGCCGAGAAAGTCGACGCCGTGCGCGCGCTCGAGGCCGAGCTGCGCGACCGCTTCGGCAAGTTCGGCAATGAGGTCCGCGCCCTCCTCTTGGTCACCGAAATCCGTGTCCGGGCGGAACAAAAGGGTCTGCTGTCCGTCGAAACGGATTCCGGACGCCTTAAGTGTCTGCGCCACAGTGGCCGGCGCGACGACTTCATCCAGCTCCACAATCGCTTTCCCCGCTTGACCGCCCCCACCCCCCTCGCAAGGTTGAAAGAACTCATCGTCTTTCTGACCAATCTTCCGAACCCATGA
- a CDS encoding winged helix-turn-helix transcriptional regulator: MKACPNGSTRAEQEQGLDRVVELLQIAIVRQRQSAPPAPPATDLPAARPWELVSDAHEQAILKYLEQFGACAPGELARILDIPARTVTRRLGRLTEVGLVVAQGRTKGARYRLRQDYGSS; encoded by the coding sequence ATGAAAGCTTGTCCCAACGGTTCCACGCGAGCGGAGCAGGAGCAGGGGCTTGATCGGGTAGTGGAGCTCTTGCAGATCGCGATCGTCCGACAAAGGCAGTCTGCACCGCCAGCGCCCCCGGCCACCGACTTGCCGGCGGCTCGCCCGTGGGAACTCGTCAGTGACGCGCACGAACAGGCGATCCTAAAATACCTCGAGCAATTCGGTGCATGTGCGCCCGGCGAGTTGGCCCGGATCTTGGATATCCCGGCGCGGACCGTCACGCGTCGCCTGGGCCGGCTGACCGAGGTCGGGCTTGTTGTCGCGCAGGGGAGGACGAAAGGCGCGCGGTATCGCCTGCGCCAGGACTACGGATCGAGTTGA
- the radC gene encoding DNA repair protein RadC yields the protein MSDPYPPLRVKDLAVSDRPQERLQKLGATALSDTELLAMLIRSGGKGNNVLTIAQQLVTSAGSLRALVQWTDADFRRVKGIGRVKALQLVALMEVARRVLADKGETDPLLNRPELVHEHLLPVFGSLQIEKFWVLCLNRKNRLIKQVEITSGTATSSLAHPREVFREAIRHGATAVICAHNHPSGDPAPSAADTQITRQLRDAARAVDIELVDHVILGRAATDPRGVGFYSFRQAGVI from the coding sequence ATGAGCGACCCCTACCCGCCCCTCCGCGTCAAGGACCTCGCGGTCTCTGATCGCCCACAGGAGCGCCTCCAAAAACTCGGCGCGACCGCGCTCAGCGACACCGAGCTGCTCGCCATGCTGATCCGCAGCGGCGGCAAGGGTAACAACGTCCTCACCATCGCGCAGCAGCTCGTCACCTCCGCCGGCTCGCTCCGCGCCCTCGTGCAGTGGACCGACGCCGACTTCCGCCGCGTCAAAGGCATCGGACGCGTGAAGGCGCTGCAACTGGTCGCACTGATGGAAGTCGCCCGCCGCGTCCTCGCCGACAAAGGCGAGACCGACCCGCTCCTCAACCGCCCCGAGCTCGTCCACGAACACCTGTTGCCCGTTTTCGGCAGCCTGCAGATCGAGAAATTCTGGGTGCTCTGCCTGAATCGGAAAAACCGCCTGATCAAACAGGTCGAGATCACCTCCGGCACCGCGACCAGTTCGCTCGCGCACCCGCGCGAGGTTTTCCGCGAGGCCATCCGCCACGGCGCCACCGCTGTCATCTGCGCGCACAACCACCCCAGCGGCGACCCGGCCCCGAGCGCGGCCGACACCCAGATTACGCGCCAACTCCGAGACGCCGCGCGCGCGGTCGACATCGAATTGGTCGACCATGTCATCCTCGGCCGCGCCGCCACCGACCCACGCGGCGTGGGTTTCTACAGCTTCCGGCAGGCCGGCGTCATCTGA
- a CDS encoding ParA family protein yields the protein MACTVFTIANQKGGVGKTTTAVNLAAALAAQKIHTLVVDLDPQANATSALGIEKQEGKSLYKPLHGEGSVFEMLTPTQWEHLALIPSEVDLAAIEIELAQQENYLLRLKSVLDPIRNSGGYRAIIIDCPPALGMLSMNSLAAADHLLIALQCEYMALEGLGQILKVVDRLKNAGVNPTLDVGGIVMTMFDSRINLAKQVVEEVRSHLPDKIFSTVIPRTVRLSEAPSFGKPIFAYDPHSPGAAAYTALAKEVATRFKLTEK from the coding sequence ATGGCCTGCACGGTTTTCACCATCGCGAATCAGAAGGGCGGCGTCGGCAAGACCACGACGGCCGTCAACCTCGCCGCCGCCCTCGCGGCGCAGAAGATCCACACACTCGTCGTGGACCTCGACCCGCAGGCCAACGCCACCAGCGCGCTCGGCATCGAAAAGCAGGAGGGCAAGTCGCTCTACAAGCCGCTCCACGGCGAAGGCAGCGTGTTCGAGATGCTCACGCCGACACAGTGGGAGCACCTCGCGCTCATTCCGTCCGAGGTCGACCTCGCCGCGATCGAGATCGAACTGGCGCAGCAGGAAAACTACCTGCTGCGGCTCAAGAGCGTGCTCGATCCGATCCGCAATTCCGGCGGCTATCGCGCCATCATCATCGATTGCCCGCCCGCGCTCGGCATGCTCTCGATGAACTCGCTCGCCGCGGCCGACCACCTGCTCATCGCACTGCAGTGCGAATACATGGCGCTCGAGGGTCTCGGGCAGATTCTGAAGGTCGTCGATCGTCTGAAAAACGCCGGCGTGAATCCGACGCTCGATGTCGGCGGCATCGTGATGACGATGTTCGACAGCCGCATCAATCTCGCGAAGCAGGTCGTCGAGGAAGTGCGCTCGCATTTGCCCGACAAGATTTTCAGCACCGTCATCCCGCGCACCGTGCGGCTCAGCGAGGCGCCGAGCTTCGGAAAACCGATCTTCGCCTACGACCCGCACAGCCCCGGCGCCGCCGCCTACACCGCGCTGGCCAAGGAAGTGGCGACGCGGTTCAAGCTGACGGAGAAGTGA
- a CDS encoding peptidylprolyl isomerase, which yields MTFRSLRVASALFALGATAALPNLARAQAAPVPENAEQAVADKLNLQFANGIAAVVEEKVITVDDIRREIAPLLPQVQRESRNEREFNEKITALQDSIVQDLIDRVLIVKEFYKDEKRKVPASFVDNQVAEIIATQFEGDRSKFLAYLRGRGISQKDYRKEVEEDMIYGYMRQQQRKSATQVSPTKIQTFYDENKERFYQEDQVHLRLIQFNRAEGDTDEALRAKAQPVLDQLKAGASFIDLARLYSQDPRRTKGGDWGWQRKSDLRKEFADVVFTLDKGQTSNLVVMPEGAFLLFVEERKFAGIQPLDEVRDQIERMLVQQYARQAQERWLEKLRRNGYVKHY from the coding sequence ATGACGTTCCGTAGCCTCCGTGTCGCCTCCGCCCTGTTCGCCTTGGGCGCGACAGCCGCCCTCCCGAATCTCGCCCGCGCGCAGGCCGCCCCGGTTCCGGAAAACGCCGAACAAGCCGTCGCCGATAAGCTGAATCTCCAGTTCGCCAACGGCATCGCCGCCGTCGTTGAGGAAAAGGTCATCACCGTCGACGACATCCGCCGCGAAATCGCACCGCTCCTCCCGCAGGTCCAGCGCGAAAGCCGCAACGAACGCGAGTTCAACGAGAAGATCACCGCCCTGCAGGACTCCATTGTCCAGGACCTCATCGATCGCGTGCTGATCGTGAAGGAATTCTACAAGGACGAGAAGCGCAAGGTCCCCGCCAGCTTCGTCGACAATCAGGTCGCCGAAATCATCGCCACGCAGTTCGAAGGCGACCGCTCCAAGTTCCTCGCCTACCTCCGCGGCCGCGGCATCTCGCAGAAGGACTACCGCAAGGAAGTCGAAGAAGACATGATCTACGGCTACATGCGCCAGCAGCAGCGCAAGTCCGCCACCCAGGTCAGCCCGACCAAGATCCAGACCTTCTACGACGAGAACAAAGAGCGCTTTTATCAGGAGGACCAAGTCCACCTGCGCCTCATCCAGTTCAACCGCGCCGAGGGCGACACCGACGAGGCGCTCCGCGCCAAGGCCCAGCCCGTCCTCGACCAGTTGAAGGCCGGCGCCAGCTTCATCGACCTCGCCCGCCTCTACTCGCAGGACCCGCGCCGCACCAAGGGCGGCGATTGGGGCTGGCAGCGCAAATCCGACCTCCGCAAGGAATTCGCCGACGTCGTCTTCACCCTCGATAAGGGCCAGACGAGCAACCTCGTCGTGATGCCCGAAGGCGCGTTCCTCCTCTTCGTCGAAGAGCGCAAATTCGCCGGCATCCAGCCGCTCGACGAGGTCCGCGACCAGATCGAGCGCATGCTCGTCCAGCAATACGCCCGTCAGGCGCAGGAACGCTGGCTCGAGAAGCTCCGCCGCAACGGCTACGTAAAGCACTACTGA